A stretch of Flavobacterium sp. N2270 DNA encodes these proteins:
- a CDS encoding fasciclin domain-containing protein produces the protein MKSINKINVALLAFSLFFGITAMAQKMEKTVEVGGAPMYPSKNIVENAVNSKDHTTLVAAVKTAGLVDVLMSEGPFTVFAPTNAAFDKLPAGTVETLLKPENLKTLQTILTYHVVAGKMNKSDILMAIKKGKGKAMMTTVSGGTLTAWMKGKNLYITDENGTSSMITITDVNQKNGVIHVVDTVVLPKS, from the coding sequence ATGAAATCAATTAACAAAATTAATGTTGCTCTTTTAGCTTTTTCTTTATTTTTTGGAATTACCGCTATGGCTCAAAAAATGGAAAAAACTGTTGAAGTAGGAGGAGCACCTATGTATCCAAGTAAAAACATAGTTGAAAATGCAGTAAATTCTAAAGATCATACTACTCTTGTAGCAGCTGTAAAAACTGCAGGTTTAGTTGATGTGTTAATGTCTGAAGGTCCATTTACCGTTTTTGCCCCAACAAATGCCGCGTTTGATAAATTACCAGCAGGAACAGTTGAAACTTTATTAAAACCAGAAAATTTAAAAACACTGCAAACCATTTTAACCTATCATGTAGTTGCGGGAAAAATGAATAAAAGTGATATTTTAATGGCTATTAAAAAGGGAAAAGGAAAAGCAATGATGACAACTGTAAGTGGTGGAACTCTTACTGCTTGGATGAAAGGAAAAAATTTATATATAACAGATGAAAACGGTACTAGTTCTATGATAACAATTACCGATGTTAACCAGAAAAACGGAGTTATCCATGTAGTGGATACTGTTGTTTTGCCAAAGTCATAA
- a CDS encoding DUF4870 domain-containing protein — MQNDIEKGKTTAIVSYFTIIGSIVAIFMNQEEKRSEFASFHIRQALGIFLTFFLLGYPIGYFDSWMVSSAFWVFIFILWIYGFLGALSGEKRMVPLVGEFYQKTFKNL; from the coding sequence ATGCAAAATGATATTGAAAAAGGAAAAACGACTGCGATAGTTAGCTATTTTACAATTATTGGAAGTATTGTGGCCATTTTTATGAATCAAGAAGAAAAAAGAAGTGAATTTGCAAGTTTTCATATTCGACAAGCATTAGGCATTTTTTTAACTTTCTTTTTATTAGGTTATCCTATCGGATATTTTGATAGTTGGATGGTTTCTTCTGCATTTTGGGTATTTATTTTTATTCTTTGGATCTATGGCTTTTTAGGCGCTTTAAGTGGTGAAAAAAGAATGGTTCCTTTAGTTGGAGAATTTTACCAAAAAACATTTAAAAATTTATAA
- a CDS encoding diacylglycerol kinase family protein: MKFEKDERFLSGRMKSFKYAILGAYKLANTEHSVISQISIGVLITIAGFYFGITKTEWLFQTLAIGLVLSIEGLNTAVEKIADFIHPDYHERIGFIKDIAAGAVFFAAMTAIIIAAIIYIPYLS; this comes from the coding sequence ATGAAATTTGAAAAAGATGAACGCTTTTTATCTGGAAGGATGAAAAGTTTTAAATATGCTATTCTTGGAGCTTATAAATTAGCAAACACTGAACATAGTGTCATTTCACAAATATCAATCGGTGTTCTTATAACAATTGCAGGTTTTTACTTTGGAATAACAAAAACTGAGTGGTTGTTTCAAACTTTAGCCATTGGTTTAGTTTTAAGCATTGAAGGATTAAACACTGCAGTAGAAAAAATAGCCGATTTTATTCATCCTGATTATCATGAAAGAATAGGTTTTATAAAAGACATTGCTGCTGGAGCTGTTTTCTTTGCTGCTATGACGGCAATAATTATTGCTGCTATAATTTATATTCCTTATTTATCATAA
- a CDS encoding alpha/beta hydrolase, with protein sequence MNLTYLVREPKIKQEKNPLLLLLHGYGSNEEDLFSFASELPDEYYVVSVRAPYDLQPYGHAWYAIHFDADENKFSDDVQAIESRELIIQFIDKLIAKYPIDETQVSLIGFSQGAILSYAAALSYPEKIARVVALSGYLNEKIITEDFKSKDLSNLKFFVSHGTVDQVIPVDWARKAEPFLQNLGLEVMYKEYPIGHGVAPQNFYDFKNWLENNNL encoded by the coding sequence ATGAATCTTACTTACCTCGTTAGAGAACCAAAAATAAAACAAGAGAAAAATCCGTTATTACTATTATTACACGGCTATGGAAGTAACGAAGAAGATTTATTTTCTTTCGCAAGCGAATTACCAGATGAATATTATGTGGTTTCAGTAAGGGCTCCTTATGATTTACAACCTTACGGACATGCTTGGTATGCGATACATTTTGATGCAGATGAAAATAAATTTTCTGATGATGTACAAGCTATTGAGTCTAGAGAATTAATCATTCAATTTATTGATAAATTAATTGCTAAATACCCTATTGATGAAACACAAGTTAGTTTAATTGGCTTCAGTCAAGGTGCTATTTTAAGTTATGCCGCTGCTCTATCTTATCCTGAAAAAATTGCAAGAGTCGTTGCCTTAAGCGGCTATTTAAATGAAAAAATAATTACAGAAGATTTCAAATCTAAAGACCTTAGTAATTTAAAATTCTTCGTTTCTCACGGAACTGTAGATCAAGTAATACCAGTTGATTGGGCAAGAAAAGCAGAACCTTTTTTACAAAATTTAGGCTTAGAGGTTATGTATAAAGAATATCCTATTGGTCACGGTGTTGCTCCTCAGAATTTTTATGATTTTAAAAATTGGTTAGAAAATAATAATCTTTGA
- the tpx gene encoding thiol peroxidase: MANITLGGNPIHTSGELPKVGSKSPDFSLIQNDLSTATLSDFSGSKVVLNIFPSIDTGTCAASVRNFNQKAGELENTKVLCISRDLPFAQKRFCGAEGLENVVNLSDFNTGKFGKDFGLEITDGPLAGLHSRVVIVLDENGMVKHAEQVNEIADEPNYEAALKAL; encoded by the coding sequence ATGGCAAATATCACATTAGGAGGAAATCCAATACATACATCAGGAGAATTACCAAAAGTTGGTTCTAAATCACCTGATTTTTCTTTAATTCAAAACGATTTATCAACGGCTACTTTGTCAGATTTCTCTGGAAGTAAAGTGGTTTTAAATATTTTTCCAAGTATTGATACTGGAACTTGTGCTGCATCTGTTAGAAATTTCAACCAAAAAGCAGGTGAATTAGAAAATACTAAAGTATTATGTATTTCACGTGATTTACCTTTTGCTCAAAAACGTTTTTGTGGTGCTGAAGGATTAGAAAACGTAGTTAACTTATCTGATTTTAATACAGGAAAATTTGGAAAAGATTTTGGCTTAGAAATTACTGACGGACCTTTAGCTGGTTTACATTCTAGAGTAGTAATTGTTTTAGATGAAAATGGAATGGTAAAACATGCTGAGCAAGTTAATGAAATTGCAGACGAACCAAATTATGAAGCTGCTTTAAAAGCATTATAA